GGCCGCGAATTCCCGGAGCGCCCGGGGGTCCTTGATCCCGGGGGCGGACTCCACCCCGGAGCTGACGTCCACGACGTCGGGCCGGAGGAGGGCGACGGCGCGGGCGACGTTCTCCGCCCGCATCCCTCCCGCCGCCACCAGCGGCACCCCGTCGGGGAGGAGGCCGCGGAGCGCGGCCACCTCTTCCCACGGGAAGCGGACGCCGGTGCCGCCGTGCGCCCCCGGGGAGAAGCCGTCCAGGAGCAGGGCGTCCGCGTCGGCGGCGTAGCGCTCCACGCCGGAGCGGAACTCGTCGCCGGCGCGTGGACGGAGCGCCTTCCACACCCTCCAGCGCCCCTCGGCGCGCAGCTCCCGGAGCAGCTCCGGTGGCTCGTCGCCGTGAAGCTGCAGGACGTCGAGACCGGCCGCCTCGCCCGCCCGCCGCAGCTCCTCCGCGCCGGCGTCCACGAAGACGCCCACCCGGAGGACACCTAGCCCGGCGAGGAGTTCCCCTGCCGCCTCCGCGCCGACGGTGCGCTTCCCGCCAGGCGCGAGCACCACCCCCAGGTAGGCCGCGCCCTCCGCCGCCGCCGCTTCAGCGTCGGCGCGGCGGGTGATGCCGCACACCTTGAGGC
Above is a window of Longimicrobiaceae bacterium DNA encoding:
- a CDS encoding phosphoribosylanthranilate isomerase; the protein is LKVCGITRRADAEAAAAEGAAYLGVVLAPGGKRTVGAEAAGELLAGLGVLRVGVFVDAGAEELRRAGEAAGLDVLQLHGDEPPELLRELRAEGRWRVWKALRPRAGDEFRSGVERYAADADALLLDGFSPGAHGGTGVRFPWEEVAALRGLLPDGVPLVAAGGMRAENVARAVALLRPDVVDVSSGVESAPGIKDPRALREFAAALRRPPHEPRR